ATCGGTGGGGCAGTTATCAGAAAAATCAGGCTCAACGAACATTTTTTCGATTTCGCCATCGTTTACGAGCATGGAGTAGCGCCAAGAACGCATCCCGAAGCCGAGGTTAGACTTCTCAACGAGCATCCCCATTTTGCGGGTGAATTCGCCGTTACCATCGGGCAGCAAGGAAACCTTGTCCGCACCAATTTCTTTGCCCCATTTGAACATTACGAAAGCATCGTTCACGGAGATACAGATAATTTCATCGACACCTTGGGCCTGGAACTCAGAATAGAGCTCTTCGTAGCGAGGCAGGTGGTTGGAAGAACAGGTGGGGGTGAAGGCACCAGGGAGGGAGAAAAGCACAACTTTTTTGCCACCGAAAATATCAGCGGTGGTTTTGTCTTCCCAGCGGTAGGGGTTGGGCCCTTCTACGGACTCGTCACGGACACGGGTTTTGAAGACGACGTCGGGTACTCTAGCCATGTTGATCTCTTGAATAATTTGATAACGAAAAGTGGTGAAGTATTCTTCACCCTTCTTAATAAACCAGAATAATTCTTATTTAGGAATAAGTCAAGACTTTTAGGGGTTGAAGGGAAAGACGAAGGGCACAAGGCCGCAGGTTACGGCCCAAAAGAGGAGGTTTAAGGGAATCCCTACCCGAAAATAGTCGGTAAATTTGTAGCCCCCCGGTCCATAGACCATCAGGTTTGTCTGGTAGCCGATGGGGGTCGAGAAGCTGGCGGAAGCGCCGATCATAATGGCGATGACAAAAGGC
The nucleotide sequence above comes from [Synechococcus] sp. NIES-970. Encoded proteins:
- a CDS encoding AhpC/TSA family protein — translated: MARVPDVVFKTRVRDESVEGPNPYRWEDKTTADIFGGKKVVLFSLPGAFTPTCSSNHLPRYEELYSEFQAQGVDEIICISVNDAFVMFKWGKEIGADKVSLLPDGNGEFTRKMGMLVEKSNLGFGMRSWRYSMLVNDGEIEKMFVEPDFSDNCPTDPFEVSDADTMLAYLKGESAPGVSEPRKEFVG